The Mycobacteriales bacterium region GCGCCGCCGGGCGGGCCGTCATCGCGGGCCAGGACAACCGGCTTGCCGCGCAGTCCTTCGGGCTCAACACCACCCGGCTCAACCTGGTCGCGTTCGCCATCTCCGGGGCCATCGCCGGCGTCGCGGGCGGCCTGTTCGTCATCCAGCAGGAGGGCTTCAACCCGGCGTCGTTCAACGCGGAGAACGGCCTCGTCTTCTTCACCATGGTCGTCATCGGCGGCCTCGGCTCGATCCCGGGTGCGGTGCTCGGCGCCGTCTACGTCTACGGCGCGCAGTACCTGCTGCCACCGGCCTACGCGATCCTCGCCACCGGTGCGGGCCTGCTGCTGCTGCTGATGTTCATGCCGGGAGGGCTCGGCGAGGCCGTCTTCCGCGCCCGTGACACGCTGCTGCGCGCCATCGCGAAACGCAAGGGGCTGGTCGTGCCCAGCCTGCTCGCCGACGTCCGGGTGGCCGACGACGAGACGACCCCCGAGCACCCGGTCGACGTGACGCTGGCGATGAGCAGCGCTGCGCTTCCGGACGCCGAGCTGCCCGCGCCGTACCCCCGGGAGCCAGAGCTCACCGGGAGGCAGCGGTGACGACGACGACGACCCCGCCGCCACCGACGACCGGCCGGTGGCGCCGCGCCATCGGCGGGTTCCACGAGCTCGGCCCCGCCGGCCCGGTCGCGCTCCTGCTGCTGGTGGCGCTCGCCGGCGTGCAGAGCTTCGACATCGTTGCGTTCGGCGTCCTGTCGCCGGACATCCGGCAGACGTTCCACGTCTCCAACACCGTCATCGACTCGATCGCCGGCCTGACCAGCGCGGTGCCGGTCATCTTCGCGATCGCGATGGGTTACCTCGGCGATCGCGGCAACCGGCTTCGAATCGCCCGCTGGGCCGGCCTCGTCTGGGCGGTGACCGCCATCGGCACCGGCCTCGCCCCGGTCATCGGGCTGCTGATCGCCGCGCGTCTCGTCGGCGGCATCGGCTACCTCACGACCGAGACCGTCTACCCGAGCCTGCTGTCCGACTACTACCCGCCGCAGCGGTCCGGCTGGGTGTTCGGCGCCTACCGCCTCGGGTCGCAGGGGCTCGCGCTGATCGGCGGGCCCGCCGCCGGCGCCCTCGGCGCGATCTTCGGCTGGCGGGCGGCGTTCATCGTCCTCGCCGTACCGACGTTCGTCTTCGTGGCGCTCCTGTCGGTCCTGCGTGAGCCGGCACGCGGCGCGTCGCAGGGCATGTCCCTGGGCGGCGAGGCGATGGGGTCGGTGACCGAGGGGTTCCGCCGGGTGCGGGCGATCGGCACCCTGCGGCGCACCTGGGTCGCGGCGTTCCTCTTCGGGGCCGGCACGCTGCCGTTCCCGACACTGCTCAACAACTTCTTCCACGACGTCTACCGCCTGGGCGACACGGCCCGCGGCAACGTCAGCGCGCTGTACGGCGTCGGCGGGCTGGCCGGCATCGCGCTCGGCGCCTGGCTGACGCAGAAGGCCGTGACGCAGGGCAAGCTGTCGCGGCTGCCGATCCTCAACGGCTTCATGGTCGTGGAGTTCGCGCTCGGCATCGTGGTCATGGCGGGGTCACCGGCGCTCGGCGGCTCGGTGCTCGGCGCCGGGCTGCTCTCGATCGGGGCGGTCGGGTTCCTGCCGGCCTACACCGCCCTCGTCGCCCTCGTCGCGCCGGCCCGGTTGCGGGCGCAGGCCTACGCGTGGTCGCTGCTCTGGTACGCGCTCGGCGGCGTGCTGCTGTCGGTCGTGATCGGCGGCATCAGCGACTCGCACGGCAACCGGGTGGCGCTGCTCGTCCTCGCAGGACTCGTCGGCACCGGCGGACTGATCGGGGCGTCGGCGTGGCGCTTCGTCGGGCGCGACCTGGCGCTCGCCTCGTCGGTGGAGACCGCGGCCGGCTCCGACGCGCTGCTCAGCTGCACCGGAATCGACGCGGGCTACGGCGGCGTGCAGATCCTGTTCGGCGTCGACTTCGAGATCCGCGAAGGCGAGATCGTCGCCCTGCTCGGCACCAACGGCGCGGGCAAGTCGACGTTCCTCAAGACGGTGAGCGGGCTGCTCGACCCGACCGGTGGCGCGATGTTCTACCGCGGCCGCGACATCACCCACGCCGACCCGCAGACGACCGCGCAGCTCGGCATCATGCACGTGCCCGGCGGCCGCGGCATCTTCCCGACGCTGTCGGTGGCGGAGAACCTGCGGGTCGCCGGCTGGCTCTTCCGCGGCGACAGGGCCTACCTCGACGAGGCGATGGCCCGGGTGAAGAGCTACTTCCCCGTGCTGGACGAGCGCGCCGACACCCTGGCCGGCGACCTGTCCGGCGGCGAGCAGCAGATGCTGTCGCTGGCCCAGGCGTTCCTCGCCAAGCCCGACCTGCTGCTCATCGACGAGCTGTCGCTCGGGCTCGCCCCGGCGATCGTCGAGCGGCTGCTCGAGATCGTGCGGGCGATCCACGCCCAGGGCACGACGGTGATCCTCGTCGAGCAGTCCGTGAGCACCGCGCTGCGGATCGCCGAGCGGGCCATCTTCATGGAGAAGGGCGAGGTCCGCTTCTCCGGCCCGACCGCCGACCTGCTCGAGCGGCCTGACATCCTGCGCGCGGTCTTCCTCGCCGGGGCCGCCGGCGGCAAGCTGCTCACCAGCGCCGCCGCCAACGGCAACGGCAACGGCGTCCACGCCGCCATCCCGGCGGCCGGGTACCCGATCGACGCGCACGCCTCGATCAACGGCAACGGCAACGGCAACGGCACCGGCAACGGCAACGGCAACGGCAAGTCGAAGGGCAGGGCCCGCGGTCGGGCGGCGTCGGTGGCCGATCGGCCGGTCGTCATGGAGGCGCTCGAGCTGGTCAAGCGCTACGGCGGCGTCACCGCGGTCGACCACGTCAGCTTCACGCTGCACGACGGCGAGATCCTCGGGTTCGTCGGCCACAACGGCGCGGGCAAGACGACGCTGTTCGACGTCGTCTCCGGGTTCACGCCGCGCAACGGCGGCCGGGTGCTGCTCGGCGAGCAGGACCTGTCGGAGTGGCCGGCGCACCGCCGGGCGGCCGCGGGGCTCGGCCGGTCGTTCCAGGACGCCCGGCTGTGGCCGCAGCTCACCGTGGCGGAGTGCCTGGCGGTCGCGCTGCACGGGGAGGCCGAGATCGAGGCGGCGTTCCCCGCCCTGCTCGGCCTGCCACGCGTCGCCGAGTCGGAGGCGATGGTCGCCGAGCGCGTCGACGAGCTGATCGACCTCATGGGGCTGGAGGCCTTCCGCAACAAGTTCATCTCCGAGCTGTCCACGGGCTCGCGCCGGATGGTCGAGCTCGGTTGCGTTCTGGCGCACCGGCCCAAGGTGCTGCTGCTCGACGAGCCGTCGTCGGGCATCGCCCAGCGCGAGACCGAGGCACTCGGCCCGCTCATCAAGCGCATCCGCGACCAGCTGGCCTGCAGCATCCTGATCATCGAGCACGACATGCCGCTGATCAGCTCGCTGGCCGACAACCTGATCGCGCTCGACCTCGGTCGCGTCATCGCCTACGGCCCGCCCCGGCAGGTGCTCGACGACCCGGCGGTCATCGAGTCCTACCTCGGCGGCGCGGTGGAGCAACAGCCGAAGAAGCGCCGGCCACCGGACCGACGGCGACGTACGGCGGCAGGAGCGGGCACATGAGCCACCACCCGCGGCACGCGACGCCGCGACGTGTCCGGGGCGGCCGGATCGCGCTGGCGGCCGCACTGACGGCGATCGGAGTGGGGGCGCTGTCGGCGTGGGACGGCGCGTCGGCCGCCGCTCCGGACAAGTTCGGCTGGTGGGACGTCGGCAACGCGGGCGCGGTCGCCGCGCCGGCGCCGCCCGACGTGCCGGCGAAGGGCCTTTACGTCGAGAACGGCTTCAACGGCCCGACGGCGATCTCCGCGCTGACGTTCGCCGTGCCGAGCGGCGCGC contains the following coding sequences:
- a CDS encoding MFS transporter yields the protein MTTTTTPPPPTTGRWRRAIGGFHELGPAGPVALLLLVALAGVQSFDIVAFGVLSPDIRQTFHVSNTVIDSIAGLTSAVPVIFAIAMGYLGDRGNRLRIARWAGLVWAVTAIGTGLAPVIGLLIAARLVGGIGYLTTETVYPSLLSDYYPPQRSGWVFGAYRLGSQGLALIGGPAAGALGAIFGWRAAFIVLAVPTFVFVALLSVLREPARGASQGMSLGGEAMGSVTEGFRRVRAIGTLRRTWVAAFLFGAGTLPFPTLLNNFFHDVYRLGDTARGNVSALYGVGGLAGIALGAWLTQKAVTQGKLSRLPILNGFMVVEFALGIVVMAGSPALGGSVLGAGLLSIGAVGFLPAYTALVALVAPARLRAQAYAWSLLWYALGGVLLSVVIGGISDSHGNRVALLVLAGLVGTGGLIGASAWRFVGRDLALASSVETAAGSDALLSCTGIDAGYGGVQILFGVDFEIREGEIVALLGTNGAGKSTFLKTVSGLLDPTGGAMFYRGRDITHADPQTTAQLGIMHVPGGRGIFPTLSVAENLRVAGWLFRGDRAYLDEAMARVKSYFPVLDERADTLAGDLSGGEQQMLSLAQAFLAKPDLLLIDELSLGLAPAIVERLLEIVRAIHAQGTTVILVEQSVSTALRIAERAIFMEKGEVRFSGPTADLLERPDILRAVFLAGAAGGKLLTSAAANGNGNGVHAAIPAAGYPIDAHASINGNGNGNGTGNGNGNGKSKGRARGRAASVADRPVVMEALELVKRYGGVTAVDHVSFTLHDGEILGFVGHNGAGKTTLFDVVSGFTPRNGGRVLLGEQDLSEWPAHRRAAAGLGRSFQDARLWPQLTVAECLAVALHGEAEIEAAFPALLGLPRVAESEAMVAERVDELIDLMGLEAFRNKFISELSTGSRRMVELGCVLAHRPKVLLLDEPSSGIAQRETEALGPLIKRIRDQLACSILIIEHDMPLISSLADNLIALDLGRVIAYGPPRQVLDDPAVIESYLGGAVEQQPKKRRPPDRRRRTAAGAGT